The Micromonospora sp. M71_S20 genome has a window encoding:
- a CDS encoding RIP metalloprotease, translated as MAYLLGVVLFALAILISVSLHEAGHMLTAKAFGMKVTRYFVGFGPTLWSFKRGETEYGIKGIPLGGFCKIVGMTPQDDDVDPADEPRAMWRFPVWKRTIVMSAGSITHFALALIALWIIAVSAGLPNPEFPSTEAEIRKEPAVIALSKCVVPENTLRECTTADPASPAAQAQLRDGDRITAINGTPINDYGQLLTTLRSLKPGDTAQIAYVRDGQPATASTVLAQTQRPPLDDPKGQVTAVAALGVGLVPSTPTRVTYGPVGAFGATADFTGDMAVNTFEAMKRIPQKVPALWTAITGGERDIDTPISVVGASRLGGEAVENNAWLLFFMLFVSLNFFIGVFNLLPLLPLDGGHIAIAWFERARSWLYARIGRADPGRVDYLKLMPLTYAVILVGGVFTLLTITADVVNPITLFSR; from the coding sequence ATGGCGTACCTGCTCGGGGTGGTGCTCTTCGCCCTCGCGATCCTCATCTCGGTGAGCCTGCACGAGGCGGGGCACATGCTCACCGCCAAGGCCTTCGGCATGAAGGTCACCCGCTACTTCGTCGGCTTCGGCCCCACGCTCTGGTCCTTCAAGCGGGGCGAGACGGAGTACGGCATCAAGGGCATCCCGCTCGGCGGCTTCTGCAAGATCGTCGGGATGACCCCCCAGGACGACGACGTCGACCCGGCCGACGAGCCGCGCGCGATGTGGCGGTTCCCGGTGTGGAAGCGGACGATCGTGATGTCCGCCGGCTCGATCACCCACTTCGCCCTCGCCCTGATCGCCCTCTGGATCATCGCGGTCTCCGCCGGCCTGCCCAACCCGGAGTTCCCGAGCACCGAGGCCGAGATCCGCAAGGAGCCGGCGGTCATCGCGCTGTCGAAGTGCGTGGTCCCGGAGAACACGCTGCGCGAGTGCACCACCGCCGACCCCGCCAGCCCCGCCGCCCAGGCGCAGCTGCGCGACGGCGACCGGATCACCGCCATCAACGGCACGCCGATCAACGACTACGGCCAGCTGCTCACCACCCTGCGCAGCCTCAAGCCGGGCGACACGGCGCAGATCGCGTACGTCCGCGACGGCCAGCCGGCCACGGCCAGCACGGTGCTCGCGCAGACCCAGCGGCCCCCGCTCGACGACCCGAAGGGCCAGGTCACCGCGGTCGCCGCGCTCGGCGTCGGCCTCGTCCCCAGCACCCCGACCCGGGTGACGTACGGGCCGGTCGGCGCGTTCGGCGCGACCGCCGACTTCACCGGCGACATGGCCGTCAACACCTTCGAGGCGATGAAGCGCATCCCGCAGAAGGTCCCGGCCCTCTGGACGGCGATCACCGGCGGCGAGCGGGACATCGACACCCCGATCAGCGTGGTCGGCGCCAGCCGGCTCGGCGGCGAGGCGGTGGAGAACAACGCCTGGCTGCTGTTCTTCATGCTCTTCGTCTCGCTGAACTTCTTCATCGGCGTGTTCAACCTGCTGCCGCTGCTGCCGCTCGACGGCGGGCACATCGCGATTGCCTGGTTCGAGCGGGCCCGCTCCTGGCTCTACGCCCGGATCGGCCGCGCCGACCCCGGCCGCGTCGACTACCTCAAGCTCATGCCCCTGACGTACGCGGTGATCCTGGTCGGTGGCGTGTTCACGCTGCTGACCATCACCGCGGACGTCGTCAACCCGATCACGCTCTTCTCAAGGTGA
- the dxr gene encoding 1-deoxy-D-xylulose-5-phosphate reductoisomerase, whose product MTSLRELVLLGSTGSVGTQAIDIVRRNPDWFRVVALGAGGGNVELLAAQALELRVDAVGVAKASAAQDLQLAFYAEASRRGWSSGDFKLPKIVAGPDAMTELAQWPCDVVLNGVVGSLGLAPTLAALRAGRTLALANKESLVAGGSLVKAAVTRPEQIVPVDSEHSALAQCLRGGTRGEVRRLVVTASGGPFRGKRRDELTQVTPEQALAHPTWNMGPVVTINSATMVNKALEVIEAHELFDVPYADIAVMVHPQSVIHSMVEFTDGSTLAQASPPDMRLPIALGLGWPDRVADAAAAVDWTKAHTWEFAPLDDEAFPAVALAKAAGEAGRCRPAIYNAANEECVAAFVAGRLPFLGIVDTLRRVLEDAPDFDEPGTVEDVLAAESWARAHAQEIIIAGSVEGA is encoded by the coding sequence GTGACTTCGCTCCGGGAACTCGTCCTGCTCGGCTCCACCGGTTCGGTCGGCACACAGGCCATCGACATCGTGCGGCGTAACCCGGACTGGTTCCGGGTGGTCGCGCTCGGCGCCGGTGGCGGCAACGTCGAGTTGCTCGCCGCCCAGGCCCTCGAACTGCGCGTCGACGCGGTCGGCGTGGCGAAGGCGTCCGCCGCGCAGGATCTCCAGCTCGCGTTCTACGCCGAGGCGAGCCGGCGCGGATGGAGCAGCGGGGACTTCAAGCTTCCCAAGATCGTGGCCGGCCCGGACGCGATGACCGAGCTGGCGCAGTGGCCCTGCGACGTCGTGCTCAACGGCGTGGTCGGCTCGCTCGGGCTCGCGCCGACGCTGGCCGCGCTGCGCGCCGGGCGTACGCTCGCGCTGGCCAACAAGGAGTCGCTCGTGGCCGGCGGCTCTCTCGTGAAGGCCGCGGTGACGCGGCCGGAGCAGATCGTGCCGGTCGACTCGGAGCACTCGGCGCTGGCCCAGTGCCTGCGCGGCGGCACCCGGGGCGAGGTGCGGCGGCTGGTCGTCACCGCCAGCGGCGGCCCGTTCCGGGGCAAGCGGCGCGACGAGTTGACACAGGTCACGCCCGAGCAGGCGCTGGCGCACCCGACCTGGAACATGGGGCCGGTCGTCACGATCAACTCCGCCACGATGGTCAACAAGGCGCTGGAGGTGATCGAGGCGCACGAGCTCTTCGACGTGCCGTACGCCGACATCGCCGTGATGGTGCACCCGCAGTCGGTGATCCACTCGATGGTCGAGTTCACCGACGGGTCCACCCTCGCCCAGGCCAGCCCGCCGGACATGCGGCTGCCGATCGCGCTCGGCCTCGGCTGGCCCGACCGGGTCGCCGACGCCGCCGCCGCGGTCGACTGGACGAAGGCCCACACCTGGGAGTTCGCGCCGCTGGACGACGAGGCGTTCCCGGCGGTCGCGCTGGCCAAGGCCGCCGGCGAGGCCGGCCGCTGCCGGCCGGCGATCTACAACGCGGCGAACGAGGAGTGCGTGGCCGCGTTCGTGGCCGGCCGACTGCCCTTCCTCGGCATCGTCGACACCCTCCGGCGGGTGCTGGAGGACGCTCCCGATTTCGACGAACCGGGTACCGTCGAGGACGTGCTCGCGGCGGAGTCGTGGGCGCGCGCGCACGCGCAGGAGATCATCATCGCGGGTTCGGTGGAAGGAGCTTGA
- a CDS encoding family 43 glycosylhydrolase — MRRALVWLAAVLVAAPLLVSPGVAQAATTTPSLVIASDFPDPDVVKFGGTYYAYSTNNGHGNVPVATATSLTGAWTRRADAMPTLGAWANGGLTWAPDVSQRADGRYLLYYTARSRATGRQCLGAALATSPLGPFTSVGTQPLVCNAGEGGDIDAASFTDSTGLRYLLYKDDGNAIGQPTSLWLQRVAADGVTLQGARVELLRSGRAEEAGIIEAPVLTKVGAQYVLFYSLGGYGGDGYQTSYATSTSLTGPYTKAYRSLMTTASLDSAVRGPGGADVVREAGGDHIVFHGWINNYSARGMYVAALGWAGGNPVVRGSRVRYEAERGGLNRCAVRAAPNTSQGQVVAYIDHADSWVEVTVFAPRAGGYRAHVAYAAGYGDAQHTLTVNGANPKVVTYPNTGWDVWRQAGVDVTLNAGFNTLRFTHLSRWAELDFVEVA, encoded by the coding sequence ATGCGGAGAGCTCTCGTCTGGCTGGCGGCCGTGCTGGTCGCCGCCCCACTGCTCGTCAGCCCGGGAGTGGCCCAGGCTGCCACCACGACACCGTCGCTGGTCATCGCCAGCGACTTCCCGGACCCCGACGTCGTCAAGTTCGGCGGCACCTACTACGCGTACTCGACGAACAACGGCCACGGCAACGTCCCGGTCGCCACGGCCACCTCGCTGACCGGAGCCTGGACCAGGCGGGCCGACGCGATGCCGACCCTCGGCGCCTGGGCCAACGGGGGCCTGACCTGGGCGCCCGACGTGTCCCAGCGGGCCGACGGGCGTTACCTGCTCTACTACACCGCCCGCAGCCGGGCCACCGGTCGGCAGTGCCTGGGCGCGGCGCTGGCCACGTCGCCGCTCGGCCCGTTCACCTCCGTCGGCACCCAGCCGCTGGTGTGCAACGCCGGCGAGGGTGGCGACATCGACGCGGCGAGCTTCACCGACAGCACCGGCCTGCGGTACCTGCTCTACAAGGACGACGGCAACGCCATCGGCCAGCCGACGAGCCTCTGGCTGCAACGGGTCGCGGCCGACGGGGTGACCCTCCAGGGCGCCCGGGTCGAATTGCTGCGCAGCGGTCGCGCCGAGGAGGCCGGCATCATCGAGGCGCCGGTGCTGACCAAGGTCGGCGCGCAGTACGTGCTGTTCTACTCGCTCGGCGGCTACGGCGGCGACGGCTACCAGACCAGCTACGCCACCTCGACCTCGCTGACCGGCCCCTACACCAAGGCGTACCGCTCGCTGATGACCACGGCGTCGCTGGACTCGGCCGTGCGGGGGCCCGGCGGGGCGGACGTGGTGCGCGAGGCGGGCGGCGACCACATCGTGTTCCACGGCTGGATCAACAACTACTCCGCCCGGGGCATGTACGTGGCGGCGCTGGGCTGGGCCGGCGGAAACCCCGTGGTGCGGGGCAGCCGGGTGCGGTACGAGGCCGAGCGCGGCGGGCTCAACCGGTGCGCCGTGCGCGCCGCCCCGAACACGTCCCAGGGACAGGTGGTGGCGTACATCGACCACGCGGACAGCTGGGTCGAGGTCACGGTCTTCGCGCCCCGGGCCGGCGGCTACCGCGCCCACGTCGCCTACGCCGCCGGCTACGGCGACGCCCAGCACACGCTGACGGTCAACGGCGCGAACCCGAAGGTCGTCACCTATCCCAACACGGGCTGGGACGTCTGGCGCCAGGCGGGCGTCGACGTCACGCTCAACGCGGGCTTCAACACCCTCCGGTTCACCCACCTGAGCCGCTGGGCGGAACTCGACTTCGTCGAGGTGGCGTAG
- a CDS encoding GNAT family N-acetyltransferase, whose translation MTVLTTQRLVLREWTEDPADLARLFDIYSRPEVTRWLGAPGLPLTDPAQAADRLAMWRERHAGHGGRYGTWAIEVRDTGMVAGTVLLKPLPGRDENVPTEDIEVGWHLHPDSWGHGYATEAARAAAARELAAGTREVYAVVAPGNEASMAVARRLGMTHVGRRSDWYGGESLETFVLAAPAAGA comes from the coding sequence ATGACCGTTCTCACCACCCAGCGCCTGGTACTGCGGGAGTGGACCGAGGACCCGGCCGACCTGGCCCGGCTCTTCGACATCTACTCCCGGCCCGAGGTCACCCGCTGGCTGGGCGCGCCCGGCCTGCCGCTGACGGACCCGGCGCAGGCCGCCGACCGGCTCGCGATGTGGCGGGAGCGGCACGCGGGGCACGGCGGCCGGTACGGCACCTGGGCGATCGAGGTCCGCGACACCGGCATGGTGGCCGGCACGGTGCTGCTCAAGCCGCTGCCCGGCCGGGATGAGAACGTGCCGACCGAGGACATCGAGGTGGGCTGGCACCTGCACCCCGACTCGTGGGGCCACGGGTACGCCACCGAGGCGGCCCGGGCGGCGGCGGCGCGGGAACTGGCCGCCGGCACGCGGGAGGTGTACGCCGTCGTGGCGCCCGGCAACGAGGCGTCGATGGCGGTGGCCCGCCGGCTCGGCATGACCCACGTGGGCCGCCGCTCGGACTGGTACGGCGGCGAGTCCCTGGAGACCTTCGTGCTGGCCGCACCCGCCGCCGGGGCCTGA
- a CDS encoding YhjD/YihY/BrkB family envelope integrity protein encodes MGGGWQRAKRITSAAFRPLRGRDLSLHAAAITFYGAIAVVPVALLAIWLTSLLAGAERVHRLTSYAVDTLPDAIGAPHAVQALVEAGVGLTPLLALASLLPASLYGEGLRRAFVSVAVPRSEESLVGWRGRLLLLPLLAPAPALLLSILLALPTTTGLVRQGGWTGALGVVLSFLAVWLVLTPVLLWLFRVVGPASPDWLSALAVGSFTAANLSGFLHGFVLFASLPIDLGVPFGGFDEIGAGVAVLLWLYLFHVIVLAGYSATLALSRWRSARSGAAGPGSSDSLMPKRR; translated from the coding sequence ATGGGCGGCGGATGGCAACGGGCGAAGCGGATCACCAGTGCGGCGTTCCGCCCGCTGCGGGGCCGGGACCTGTCCCTGCACGCCGCCGCCATCACCTTCTACGGGGCGATCGCCGTGGTGCCGGTGGCCCTGCTGGCGATCTGGCTGACCTCGCTGCTCGCGGGAGCCGAGCGGGTGCACCGGCTCACCTCGTACGCCGTGGACACGCTGCCGGACGCGATCGGCGCGCCCCACGCGGTGCAGGCGCTGGTCGAGGCCGGGGTGGGGCTGACCCCGCTGCTGGCCCTGGCGTCGCTGCTGCCGGCGTCGCTCTACGGCGAGGGGCTGCGCCGTGCCTTCGTCTCGGTCGCCGTGCCGCGCAGCGAGGAGTCGCTGGTCGGCTGGCGGGGCCGGCTGCTGCTGCTGCCGCTGCTGGCGCCGGCCCCGGCCCTGCTGCTGTCGATCCTGCTCGCGCTGCCCACGACGACCGGGCTGGTCCGGCAGGGCGGCTGGACCGGCGCGCTGGGGGTGGTGCTGTCGTTCCTGGCGGTCTGGCTGGTGCTCACCCCGGTGCTGCTCTGGCTGTTCCGGGTGGTCGGCCCGGCGTCGCCGGACTGGCTCTCCGCGCTGGCCGTCGGGTCGTTCACCGCCGCCAACCTCTCCGGTTTCCTGCACGGCTTCGTGCTCTTCGCCTCGCTCCCGATCGACCTGGGGGTGCCGTTCGGGGGCTTCGACGAGATCGGCGCGGGGGTGGCGGTCCTGCTCTGGCTCTACCTCTTCCACGTGATCGTGCTGGCCGGCTACTCCGCGACCCTCGCGCTGTCCCGGTGGCGCAGCGCCCGCTCCGGGGCCGCCGGCCCGGGCTCGTCGGACTCCTTGATGCCGAAGCGGCGGTAG